The following DNA comes from Mucilaginibacter jinjuensis.
CCCAAACCCTTACCCCTGCCCAGGTTGCCGAACATAACTTTGCATGGGCAAGCAGTACGCCTGATGTTGATGAAGCAGAAATTGAATCGCTATTAAGTCTTACGGAGTACCCAACCTTCGACTGGATCATCAAAATGAATAATGTAAACGTGCGTTACGGTGACATACAGGTTTTGCACAACATAAACTGGCAGGTAAAGCAAGGCGAACGCTGGGCATTGCTTGGGCCAAATGGTGCGGGTAAATCAACCTTATTAAGTCTGGCCTATGGTGATAACCCACAGGCTTATGCCAATGATATTATTTTGTTCGATAAGAAACGTGGCACCGGCGAAAGCATCTGGGATATTAAACGTAAATGCGGCTTTGTATCACCCGAACTATACCAGTTTTTCCCGATGGATAATAGCTGTGCACAGGTGATAGAATCTGGGTTTTATGATACGCTGGGTTTGTTTCGCCAAAGTGAACCCAGCCGTGCAGCTATTGTATTACGTTGGATGAAGGTTTTTAATATCGAGAAATATGCCCGCCAGTTATTGAAGAATGTACCGGCAAGCGCGCAACGCCTTTGTCTGCTGGCCCGGGCACTGGTTAAGAACCCAACCCTGTTAATATTAGATGAACCGTGCCAGGGAATGGATGACCAGCAGCAACAGTTATTTAAGCATCTTGTGGATATCATTTGCAGTAAAAGCAACATCACTTTAATATATGTAACACATTACGCGCATGAGATACCTAATGCGGTTGATCATTACATTCACTTACAAAAAGGCGAGGTTGCACGGGTAGAAACAATTTAAAAATACCTGAAGCAACACTTATATTAAAAGAAATTTAAATTGCTAATAACAATGAGAAAGCTTTTATTAACAAGAGACAGCGTATCAATGGGTGACGATGTTGCAGATAATAGTTTAGAAATTGAGGTAAATGAAGATTGGAAAATTGGTGAAATACTTAATGAAGTATTGAGAATTAATTACCTGCCACAAATATGGGGAGGAAAAGCGACCTGGAGCGTTGCTTTTAACAGTCCACTTGCAATAATCGCTCAACAATGGAAAAGGCCAAAAATAATTAACTCCGATTTTCCTTATTCAAATACCAATAAATACAAGGATTTTAACCGGCTACATTTTACCTATCATACTCAAAAAGACCCTGATATAGTATATGAAAGTATGAGCAGGATTTGAACTACTTTATAATTTGCGACATTCCAGTGATTGAATATTAAAGTAATTGCCACTATCTTTGTTATATGAATACAGCTGATCTGTTACAACGCGCGTTGCAGTTTGATTTTTTGAGCCAGGAAGAAGGCGTTTATTTATATCACCACGCTTCCACGCCCGATTTAATGTACACCGCCAACGAACTGCGTAAAATACAGGTGCCGCATGGCAAAGTAACCTGGCAGATCGACCGTAACGTTAACACCACCAACGTTTGTATTGCTAACTGTAAGTTCTGTAACTTCTTCCGTCGCCCCGGCCACGAGGATAGCTACATTACCGATA
Coding sequences within:
- a CDS encoding ATP-binding cassette domain-containing protein: MNILLSLQHINAAIQNQKILDNISLEINQGHHWAIIGKSGSGKSVLLKAMIGKQGISGGSISYHFKSSDDLINTGEPLALQRMALIESRHHFKNFSNTSDFYYQQRYNSSDSEDAMTVEQYLSAILAHVTEEHYWTLEKAVDRLRLTDLYQKQLIKLSNGETKRLRIAAALVKNPTLLLLDQPLTGLDVNSRLYFSILLQEIADSGVTVIMATSPNEIPDIIKTVAVLEDGKLTQTLTPAQVAEHNFAWASSTPDVDEAEIESLLSLTEYPTFDWIIKMNNVNVRYGDIQVLHNINWQVKQGERWALLGPNGAGKSTLLSLAYGDNPQAYANDIILFDKKRGTGESIWDIKRKCGFVSPELYQFFPMDNSCAQVIESGFYDTLGLFRQSEPSRAAIVLRWMKVFNIEKYARQLLKNVPASAQRLCLLARALVKNPTLLILDEPCQGMDDQQQQLFKHLVDIICSKSNITLIYVTHYAHEIPNAVDHYIHLQKGEVARVETI